TATAGTAATGTTAAATTTATTATCTTTTCTTTGGAATCCTTTACAGCTTCCACTGCATTTTCAAGTAAATTGCCAAGTATAGTTACAACTTCATGAGTTAACTCATGATTTTCTGGCTCAGGGATAAAACAATCTTCGCATACTTTTAACTTGACATTGATTTCTCTAGCATAGCTCATTTTACCTAAAATAAATCCGGCAAGTACAGGATCTTTTACATGCCTTACTATAAATCCTATCTGCTCTTGATATTTATTTGCAATTCCATTTATATAGTTTGTAAGTTCATCATAGCATTTCATATGTAACATACCTAATATAACATGCAATTTGTTCATAAACTCATGAGTTTGTGCCCTAAGTGCATCTGCATATTGTTTTACTCCTGTAAGCTGTTCCGCTAATACTTTCATTTCAGTTTTATCACGAAAAGTTGATATGGCACCTACAATTTTCTTATTTACTAAAATTGGCATACGATTAGTCAAAATCTTTATTCCTCTAAGATCTTGCACCTGGTCAAATTCTGGTTGTCCAGTTTTTAGAACATGGTTTAATCTGGTATTTGGAACACAATCCTCTGCTTTTTCACCAATAAGGTTGGTAATGCCTGCTTTGTTGAATATCCGGGCTGCCTCTTCATTTACCAGAGTAATTCGGCAGTTTTCATCTACAGTTATAACACCTTCTCTTATTGAGTAAAGCATTGCATTTTGTTCTTCTAAAAGTTTTGCAATTTTCCAAGGTTCTAATCCAAACATAGTTTTTTTAATACTTTTGGCAAGCAGCATAGCCCCTATAACTCCAACTATAAACCCTATACCTATACCTAAATATATAATCATTCTACTTTGCCAAACAGCCTGCTGTACAGTGTTTAGCGATATTCCAACACAAACCATTCCTACTTGCTTGCCGTCTGCATTGAATATTGGAACAAATGCTCTAAGTGACTTACCCAATGTCCCCTGAGCAGTTGAAACGTATTCATGGCCTTTCAGAGCCTCTACATCGTCACCACCAACAAAATGCTTTCCTAGTTGATTTACATCGGGATGTGATTTTCTTATACCTTTCATGTCAGTAACTACAACAAATTCTACATCAGTTGATTTTCTTATTTTATTCGCTAGTTCTTGAATGGATTTTTCATTCTTCTTATCACTTAAAGATTCAATTATAGTAGGTGAATTGGCAACCATCTTCGCAATATAGGACGCTTTATTAGATAGATTTTTTTCTGCGTTACTTGATATTTTTGCGCTTATAAGAACATCAGTTACTAATAGAGAAATGGCTACCACTCCACAAACAAGTAAAGTTATAGTGGTCTGTAAAGTTAATCTAGGTTTTTTTATTCTCATATTTCCTCCAAATACTTTATCTGATGGCCACCTACTGTAACACTCCCACTTATAACAATAGCTACGCACCTAGATAATTCATCTAAATTTAGTGGGAGAAACAAAAACTCTAAAGAGAAAGCGACTATCACCAAATCAAAGACTTGGGATATCTGCTTTTCCCACTAAGTAAGATTCATTGATATTCAAATCTATTTTAATTATAACATGTTTTCCATTAATCTTCATATAAATGCTATTTCTGTCATGTAACGACTTATTTTTTTCCAATTTTTAAAAATATTTTTTCCATTCTTTTAATATTTGACTTATAGTAATCTGGGTGATATAATTTAATACTGCATAAGATAATAATTATGCGATGTTAAGTATTCAAACACTTAACCCAACATGGGGGCGCAATGGTTTCGACAGGGGTGTGATGTGTTTGAGAAGCGAGTCGAGGGAACCTGTGGGCCCGCGTTAAAAAACTATAGGATTAAATATAAACGAAAATAATAACGAAAATTTAGCTTTAGCAGCATAGTCTGCTAGCCGTCAGCCTGGACTTCCCGCGATCCAGGGTCTGGCGCCGATAGCGGGGAAACGAGCCTAGGAAAGCTTTGACCTAGGAACGGAATTTATGAAGCTACTGAATTCAGAAGCCTGTCCTTAGGCGTCTGAAGG
The genomic region above belongs to Clostridium sp. AWRP and contains:
- the dcuS gene encoding DcuS/MalK family sensor histidine kinase, which encodes MRIKKPRLTLQTTITLLVCGVVAISLLVTDVLISAKISSNAEKNLSNKASYIAKMVANSPTIIESLSDKKNEKSIQELANKIRKSTDVEFVVVTDMKGIRKSHPDVNQLGKHFVGGDDVEALKGHEYVSTAQGTLGKSLRAFVPIFNADGKQVGMVCVGISLNTVQQAVWQSRMIIYLGIGIGFIVGVIGAMLLAKSIKKTMFGLEPWKIAKLLEEQNAMLYSIREGVITVDENCRITLVNEEAARIFNKAGITNLIGEKAEDCVPNTRLNHVLKTGQPEFDQVQDLRGIKILTNRMPILVNKKIVGAISTFRDKTEMKVLAEQLTGVKQYADALRAQTHEFMNKLHVILGMLHMKCYDELTNYINGIANKYQEQIGFIVRHVKDPVLAGFILGKMSYAREINVKLKVCEDCFIPEPENHELTHEVVTILGNLLENAVEAVKDSKEKIINLTLLYEKETLTIEVNDSGSGIDEDTKKKLFIKGYSTKGNDRGLGLYLVQKSVERLGGEIEIYSELGKGTLFSIYIPYKSKERMVND